From Novipirellula artificiosorum, the proteins below share one genomic window:
- a CDS encoding thiamine-phosphate kinase — MEQSFLAYLRGRCRSLPQVAVGIGDDAAVITPDSGALIACTDQIIDGVDFVSAEHALADAGYKAMAINLSDIAAMGAVARSALVTLALPKQKATQIAGQVYEGILEAAEEFQVAIAGGDLSTYDGPLSITITLLGHVPVGSAWLRSGAKEQDAVLVTGNVGGSILGRHLRPVPRVALAAELRELVEVHAAIDISDGLSLDLDRLCAASGVGIEFDTASIPIHDDAILLAEQTGRSPFEHAWSDGEDFELILTMSQADADLALQSSCGYELTQIGKTIGRTGLWKREGTKLVRLSPQGYMH, encoded by the coding sequence ATGGAACAATCCTTTCTCGCGTACCTACGTGGTCGCTGTCGTTCGTTACCTCAGGTTGCTGTTGGAATCGGTGACGACGCTGCGGTCATCACGCCGGATTCCGGGGCCTTGATCGCCTGTACCGATCAGATCATCGATGGTGTCGACTTTGTTTCGGCCGAGCATGCGCTCGCCGACGCAGGCTACAAAGCGATGGCGATCAATCTGAGTGACATCGCAGCGATGGGCGCTGTTGCAAGATCGGCCCTGGTGACCTTGGCACTGCCGAAACAAAAGGCAACGCAAATCGCAGGTCAGGTCTATGAAGGGATTCTTGAAGCGGCTGAAGAGTTCCAGGTGGCGATCGCGGGTGGTGACTTGTCGACCTATGATGGCCCCTTGTCGATCACCATCACGTTACTTGGGCATGTTCCCGTTGGATCGGCTTGGCTTCGCAGTGGCGCCAAAGAACAAGACGCGGTGCTGGTGACCGGCAATGTCGGAGGTAGCATCCTGGGTCGCCATTTGCGGCCGGTCCCACGCGTCGCGTTGGCGGCAGAACTGCGAGAACTCGTCGAGGTGCATGCAGCGATCGACATCAGCGACGGATTGTCGTTGGATCTCGACCGACTCTGCGCCGCCAGCGGGGTGGGGATTGAATTTGATACCGCATCAATCCCGATTCATGATGACGCGATACTGCTTGCCGAGCAAACCGGCCGCAGCCCCTTCGAACACGCATGGAGCGACGGCGAAGATTTTGAGTTGATCTTGACGATGAGTCAAGCCGATGCCGACCTTGCCCTGCAAAGCAGTTGCGGTTACGAGTTGACTCAGATTGGAAAAACGATCGGACGCACCGGATTGTGGAAACGAGAGGGCACCAAACTGGTTCGCTTATCGCCTCAAGGCTACATGCATTAG
- a CDS encoding PEGA domain-containing protein, whose translation MTIPSHTRWFRSLAVWIVVVGILSSSGCVRRRMTVRTSPPGATISVDNQVIGTSPAATSFVYYGARDIRVEKDGYRTETIRRRLNPPWYEWPVLDFVSETLWPGELRDERIIDVQLVPKTLEPTPNVLERADALRTQSQTGIVTGPR comes from the coding sequence ATGACGATTCCCTCGCATACCCGATGGTTTCGTTCTCTTGCGGTATGGATCGTCGTCGTGGGCATCCTGAGCAGCTCGGGGTGCGTGCGGCGACGCATGACCGTTCGCACCAGCCCCCCCGGAGCGACGATTTCCGTGGATAATCAGGTGATTGGCACGAGTCCAGCCGCCACCAGTTTCGTTTATTATGGTGCACGCGACATCCGGGTCGAAAAGGATGGCTATCGCACCGAAACCATTCGCCGTCGGCTCAATCCACCTTGGTACGAGTGGCCGGTCCTCGATTTTGTTTCCGAAACACTCTGGCCAGGCGAACTTCGCGACGAACGAATCATAGATGTCCAATTGGTGCCCAAAACGCTCGAACCGACACCGAACGTACTTGAGCGCGCCGATGCGCTGCGGACTCAGTCGCAAACCGGAATCGTCACCGGCCCTCGTTAG
- a CDS encoding M48 family metalloprotease encodes MHLQSFLLVVISLSCGSLPPATVDYSRAIPATMGMIAAWWILCHLAARTTARQVQADRIDPLVGARLLEKQLDIFRWLALGVVVMCLGGFGIARGLDGIAVLEGSLFLQSLVLLLPAVMLVSASWSAEHRYGVLMDYAECGLKEHIGSVVRSFRSSMAWLVIPIMILLGLADGVSRLPLTEIQAGLLMVVVSLLFVCAGLPWLVSRLFKTSRLDDTTEAWVRSLLFAARLQRIRIVRWQTGGATFNALITGFVPPIRTLLLSDRLMDELPRDQIAMVVLHEAAHLRRRHMPLRMLSILPAWGIGTLITRIAGDAPYAMAAGSLAGIVLTMLILRWVAYRTEFDADVQACRLAEKISGDVEEVPTTYASAAAALSAALLRVTEGHPETRRRTWLHPGVVDRIECMRRYRKTPATNNTTAGTVANPA; translated from the coding sequence ATGCATCTTCAATCCTTCTTGCTGGTCGTGATCTCGCTCAGTTGTGGATCACTTCCACCAGCGACGGTGGATTACTCTCGGGCGATTCCTGCCACGATGGGGATGATCGCTGCTTGGTGGATTCTATGCCATCTCGCCGCTCGAACGACGGCCCGCCAGGTCCAGGCAGACCGAATCGACCCTCTTGTCGGTGCCCGCTTACTCGAAAAGCAGCTTGATATTTTTCGCTGGCTTGCCCTCGGTGTGGTGGTAATGTGTTTGGGTGGGTTTGGCATCGCTCGGGGCCTCGACGGAATCGCCGTGCTTGAGGGGTCGTTGTTTCTACAGTCTCTGGTGTTGCTGCTTCCCGCCGTGATGTTGGTTTCGGCCAGTTGGTCGGCCGAACATCGTTACGGTGTGTTGATGGACTATGCGGAGTGTGGGCTCAAAGAGCACATCGGTTCGGTGGTCCGGTCGTTCCGCAGCAGCATGGCTTGGTTGGTGATTCCGATCATGATTTTGCTCGGTTTAGCGGATGGAGTTTCGCGGTTGCCCCTTACGGAAATTCAAGCTGGCTTGTTGATGGTGGTTGTTTCGCTGCTGTTCGTTTGTGCTGGGTTGCCATGGTTGGTGTCGCGCTTGTTCAAGACGTCCCGGCTTGACGATACCACGGAGGCTTGGGTTCGGTCGCTACTGTTTGCCGCCAGGCTGCAGCGAATAAGAATCGTCCGCTGGCAAACCGGCGGTGCGACCTTCAACGCGCTGATTACAGGTTTTGTACCGCCGATTCGAACTTTGTTGTTGTCCGATCGGTTGATGGATGAACTGCCTCGCGATCAAATTGCCATGGTGGTGCTCCATGAGGCGGCGCATTTGCGACGTCGCCACATGCCACTACGGATGTTGTCGATTCTGCCTGCTTGGGGGATCGGCACGCTGATCACGCGAATCGCAGGTGATGCACCCTATGCGATGGCTGCTGGCAGCCTTGCGGGGATTGTCCTCACCATGCTGATTTTACGGTGGGTTGCCTACCGAACCGAATTCGACGCGGATGTTCAAGCCTGCCGGTTGGCGGAAAAGATTTCTGGCGACGTTGAGGAGGTTCCCACCACTTATGCGTCAGCCGCCGCAGCGCTATCGGCGGCACTGCTTCGCGTGACCGAAGGCCATCCTGAAACTCGCCGTCGGACCTGGCTTCACCCCGGCGTCGTGGACCGAATCGAGTGCATGCGTCGATATCGCAAAACGCCAGCCACAAACAACACGACTGCAGGCACGGTCGCGAATCCAGCGTAG
- a CDS encoding ribulokinase has protein sequence MSKSVEKQFAIGVDYGTNSVRALVVDVADGTEIASSVYEYPSGDQGILLDRKDPHLARQNPADYIDGFEASVTGAIRMAKKQKQSGFRAENVVGIGIDTTGSTPIPVDKTGMPLAMSGKYKKNLAAQAWLWKDHTSAAEAAEITAKAERSKDGYLTKCGGIYSSEWYWAKVLHCKRSSPEVFDAAYAWVELADFVPGYITGNMNPDTMPRGICAAGHKAMFHDDWGGLPKNAFLKKLDADLPKVAEHYTANSSTCDETVGGLTEQIAKKVGLSAGVPVAVGAFDAHMGAVGAGVKPGTLVKIMGTSTCDVTVWPLDQPLADIPGVCGIVPGSVIPGMYGLEAGQSAVGDIFNWFVKQLVPAKYAADGDAHVALTAAAEELKPGESGLLALDWNNGNRTVLVDPLLSGMLIGQTLHTTAAEIYRALVEATAFGALAIINRFEEYGVEVKEVVNCGGIAEKNPMVMQIYADVCNRPMKISRSAQTCALGAAIFGAVVGGAYKNAPAAQKKMTGTKTTIYRPRKAAVKTYAELYKLYMQLHDAFGTSTSDAKLSNVMKDLIAIRTRVAKESG, from the coding sequence ATGAGTAAATCGGTTGAAAAGCAATTTGCGATCGGCGTTGACTACGGAACCAACAGCGTGCGGGCGCTCGTTGTCGACGTCGCCGACGGAACCGAGATCGCGTCAAGCGTGTATGAATACCCAAGCGGCGACCAAGGGATACTGCTCGACCGCAAAGATCCGCATTTGGCAAGGCAGAACCCCGCGGACTACATCGATGGGTTCGAAGCGTCGGTGACGGGCGCGATTCGGATGGCAAAGAAACAAAAACAAAGTGGATTCCGGGCAGAGAACGTGGTCGGCATCGGGATCGACACCACCGGCTCGACGCCAATCCCGGTGGACAAGACCGGCATGCCGTTGGCCATGTCTGGCAAGTACAAGAAAAACCTTGCGGCTCAGGCTTGGCTATGGAAAGACCACACCTCCGCGGCGGAGGCGGCCGAGATTACGGCGAAGGCCGAACGATCGAAGGACGGCTATTTGACGAAATGTGGTGGCATCTATTCGAGTGAATGGTACTGGGCCAAAGTTTTGCATTGCAAGCGTTCATCACCCGAGGTGTTCGATGCCGCGTACGCATGGGTGGAACTTGCCGACTTTGTGCCTGGTTACATAACGGGCAACATGAATCCCGACACGATGCCTCGCGGCATTTGTGCTGCCGGTCACAAGGCAATGTTCCACGATGATTGGGGGGGGCTCCCCAAAAATGCGTTTCTCAAGAAACTCGATGCCGATCTGCCAAAGGTCGCCGAGCATTACACGGCGAACTCCTCGACGTGTGACGAAACCGTCGGGGGACTTACCGAGCAGATCGCCAAGAAAGTTGGCCTGTCGGCTGGAGTCCCCGTTGCCGTCGGCGCGTTCGATGCGCACATGGGTGCGGTCGGTGCCGGCGTAAAGCCGGGAACGTTGGTGAAAATCATGGGCACCAGCACGTGCGACGTTACCGTTTGGCCGCTCGATCAACCCCTTGCCGATATCCCTGGAGTCTGCGGCATCGTTCCTGGCTCCGTGATTCCGGGCATGTACGGCCTTGAAGCAGGTCAATCGGCAGTGGGCGACATCTTTAATTGGTTTGTCAAGCAATTGGTCCCGGCGAAGTATGCTGCGGACGGTGACGCGCACGTCGCCTTGACGGCCGCGGCTGAGGAGCTGAAGCCAGGCGAAAGTGGTCTGTTGGCGCTCGATTGGAACAATGGCAATCGAACGGTTTTGGTCGATCCCTTGTTGTCAGGCATGCTAATCGGGCAAACGCTACACACCACCGCAGCGGAGATTTATCGCGCGTTGGTCGAAGCGACGGCGTTCGGCGCACTTGCGATCATCAATCGCTTTGAAGAGTATGGTGTCGAAGTCAAAGAGGTGGTCAATTGCGGCGGGATCGCGGAAAAGAATCCGATGGTGATGCAGATCTACGCCGATGTTTGTAATCGCCCCATGAAGATCAGTCGCTCGGCTCAAACGTGTGCTTTGGGTGCCGCCATTTTTGGCGCTGTGGTCGGCGGAGCCTACAAGAATGCTCCTGCAGCGCAGAAGAAGATGACAGGAACGAAGACGACGATTTATCGCCCTCGCAAAGCGGCGGTGAAAACATATGCCGAACTATACAAGCTCTACATGCAGCTTCACGATGCCTTCGGCACGTCCACTTCGGACGCGAAGCTTAGCAACGTGATGAAAGATTTGATCGCCATTCGGACGCGTGTTGCAAAGGAGAGCGGTTGA
- the trhO gene encoding oxygen-dependent tRNA uridine(34) hydroxylase TrhO encodes MPEAKDPAAIVVAALYRFVRLPDFVQLREPLLEQMVAARVRGTLLLAIEGINGTVAGSPEGMEAFIGFLRSDPRLADVDIKQSFCDEIPFRRSRVRLKKEIVTLGVEGIDPNDSVGTYVDAEDWNELIDDPEVVLIDTRNDYEVAIGTFSGATNPQTGSFREFPRFVDEHLDPSKHAKVAMFCTGGIRCEKSTALLKQRGFQKVYHLRGGILKYLEKIPKQASKWNGDCFVFDQRVAVTHGLEVADHVLCFGCGWPVDREAQQHTDFRPGVHCPRCVNELTDEQKKRFAERQRQWELQNREDEVTP; translated from the coding sequence ATGCCCGAAGCCAAGGATCCCGCCGCGATCGTGGTCGCGGCGCTTTACCGTTTTGTTCGATTGCCCGATTTTGTACAGCTCAGGGAGCCTCTCCTTGAGCAGATGGTGGCTGCGCGTGTTCGCGGGACGTTGCTATTGGCGATCGAGGGGATCAACGGGACGGTGGCGGGGTCGCCAGAGGGGATGGAGGCATTCATCGGTTTTCTACGCAGCGATCCACGCTTGGCCGACGTCGATATCAAACAGTCCTTCTGCGACGAGATTCCTTTCCGTCGTTCGCGCGTGCGATTGAAGAAAGAAATCGTCACGCTTGGTGTCGAGGGGATTGATCCCAATGATTCCGTTGGAACCTACGTGGACGCCGAAGATTGGAACGAACTGATCGACGATCCCGAGGTGGTGCTGATCGATACTCGCAATGATTACGAAGTCGCGATCGGAACCTTTTCTGGAGCAACTAATCCGCAAACCGGCTCGTTTCGTGAGTTTCCTCGATTTGTTGACGAGCACTTGGACCCGTCGAAGCACGCAAAGGTCGCGATGTTTTGCACCGGAGGCATCCGCTGCGAAAAGTCCACAGCGCTGCTCAAGCAGCGCGGCTTCCAAAAGGTTTACCATCTTCGTGGTGGAATCCTGAAATACTTAGAGAAGATTCCCAAACAGGCATCCAAATGGAACGGCGACTGCTTCGTGTTCGACCAGCGTGTTGCTGTCACGCACGGTTTAGAAGTGGCTGACCACGTTCTCTGTTTCGGATGTGGGTGGCCGGTCGATCGCGAAGCCCAACAGCACACCGATTTTCGCCCCGGCGTCCACTGTCCTCGTTGCGTGAACGAATTGACGGACGAGCAAAAGAAACGGTTTGCAGAGCGGCAGCGACAATGGGAATTGCAGAATCGGGAAGACGAAGTAACGCCCTAA
- a CDS encoding L-ribulose-5-phosphate 4-epimerase, giving the protein MLEKLKEQVFVANLELVQQGLVTLTWGNVSGIDRDKQRVVIKPSGVAYDEMEPSYMVVVDLEGNVIEGDYNPSTDTATHLLLYRQFKDIGGITHTHSSHAVMFAQARCEIPCFGTTHADHFYGPVPVTRPLTSVEVEEDYEVNTAKVILDRFADLDPNSTPAVLVAGHGPFTWGSNARKSVENAVALEAVAQMALGTTQINAQAIELESYVLEKHYQRKHGPGAYYGQKKA; this is encoded by the coding sequence ATGCTTGAAAAACTAAAAGAGCAAGTCTTCGTGGCGAACTTGGAGCTGGTCCAACAGGGACTTGTGACACTGACTTGGGGCAACGTCAGCGGGATCGACCGGGATAAGCAGCGGGTCGTGATCAAGCCAAGTGGAGTGGCCTACGATGAAATGGAACCTTCCTACATGGTCGTGGTCGACCTCGAAGGGAACGTGATCGAAGGCGACTACAATCCTTCGACGGACACTGCCACGCACCTGTTGCTTTATCGGCAATTCAAGGATATCGGTGGCATCACGCACACGCACAGTTCTCATGCGGTGATGTTTGCCCAAGCACGCTGCGAGATTCCTTGTTTTGGGACGACGCATGCCGATCACTTCTACGGACCTGTCCCTGTGACTCGGCCGTTGACGTCCGTGGAAGTCGAAGAGGATTACGAGGTCAATACGGCGAAGGTGATCCTGGATCGATTCGCCGATTTGGACCCGAACTCGACGCCAGCGGTTTTGGTCGCGGGGCACGGACCCTTTACGTGGGGATCCAATGCCAGGAAGTCGGTTGAAAATGCAGTCGCCCTTGAAGCAGTTGCTCAAATGGCGTTGGGGACCACTCAGATCAACGCCCAAGCAATCGAGCTTGAGTCCTATGTGCTCGAAAAACACTACCAACGCAAGCATGGTCCCGGTGCTTACTACGGACAGAAGAAAGCCTAG
- the tpx gene encoding thiol peroxidase has product MGRSGVITFKGNPMTLEGDDLAVGSKAPPFTLHYAENGIQTLTLDQLKGKPSIVSVVPSLDTGVCAIQTKRFNEELGSLGDQVNAVTVSRDLPFAQARFCGAEDVDMRTASDYQTHAFGKDYGLTIEELKLLTRAVLVLDAEGNVAYKEIVPEVTNEPDYAAAMAALRMLV; this is encoded by the coding sequence ATGGGACGATCCGGAGTGATTACGTTCAAGGGAAATCCAATGACCTTGGAGGGAGACGATTTAGCGGTCGGTTCCAAGGCCCCTCCCTTCACGCTTCATTACGCTGAAAACGGGATTCAAACGTTGACGCTCGACCAATTGAAGGGCAAGCCCTCGATCGTCAGCGTGGTGCCCAGTTTGGACACGGGTGTGTGTGCGATTCAGACGAAACGGTTCAACGAGGAACTTGGATCACTCGGTGATCAAGTCAATGCCGTCACGGTGAGTCGCGATTTACCGTTCGCGCAAGCTCGTTTCTGTGGTGCCGAGGACGTCGACATGCGGACGGCCAGCGATTACCAAACCCACGCCTTTGGCAAAGACTATGGTTTGACCATCGAAGAGCTGAAGCTATTGACCCGAGCGGTGCTTGTGCTGGATGCCGAAGGCAACGTGGCTTACAAGGAAATTGTGCCTGAAGTTACGAACGAACCCGATTATGCGGCTGCGATGGCTGCGTTGCGGATGCTCGTGTAG